In one Saccharibacillus brassicae genomic region, the following are encoded:
- a CDS encoding polymorphic toxin-type HINT domain-containing protein produces MIPFEKHKGRIYVKDLKVGDELEQADGTKLATQQIELESRSARVYNMTVDKFHTCFVSDLGIWVHNTNNNPCGITGLIKDPEKADPYGGFFQIKGFRSAIYNATYTEHGYKHLKAKSAEEAKRFSETGRKQAQYLPGVNNKVLEKMDLEKGVIVEGDKGSIYFFYDMGRTVRYDLGTEASWIRAELTYGGIYHGHPIAGQRLIDYLNKAKSR; encoded by the coding sequence TTGATTCCATTCGAGAAGCACAAAGGGCGGATATACGTCAAAGACTTGAAGGTCGGAGACGAGCTGGAACAAGCGGACGGAACAAAGCTTGCGACCCAGCAGATTGAGCTGGAGTCGCGCTCGGCCCGCGTGTATAACATGACGGTGGACAAGTTCCATACGTGTTTCGTGAGCGACCTGGGGATCTGGGTGCATAATACGAATAATAATCCTTGCGGGATTACTGGATTAATTAAAGATCCTGAAAAAGCAGACCCATATGGTGGTTTTTTTCAAATAAAAGGATTTAGATCTGCGATTTATAATGCTACTTATACAGAACATGGCTATAAGCATCTAAAAGCAAAGTCTGCAGAAGAAGCAAAGCGATTTAGTGAAACTGGAAGAAAACAAGCTCAATATCTACCAGGAGTGAATAATAAAGTTTTGGAAAAAATGGATTTGGAGAAGGGAGTAATTGTTGAAGGAGATAAAGGTTCAATTTATTTCTTCTATGACATGGGAAGGACAGTAAGATATGATTTAGGAACGGAAGCAAGTTGGATTCGAGCAGAATTAACATACGGCGGCATATACCATGGACACCCAATAGCGGGTCAGAGGTTAATAGATTATCTAAATAAAGCCAAGTCAAGATAA
- a CDS encoding RHS repeat-associated core domain-containing protein — protein MQTDVNGLYQMRARYYNPAIKRFVNRDVLSGSLSDGLTMNRYAYVNGNPVSYIDPFGLSADGATWWETGLSFAADVTPFVGTLKGIQEVFSGVDLSCYSAEKEETLINLLTDNLWIGGNHG, from the coding sequence GTGCAGACGGATGTTAACGGCCTGTACCAGATGAGAGCCCGTTACTATAATCCCGCGATCAAGCGGTTTGTGAACCGGGACGTGTTGAGCGGCAGCCTCTCTGATGGATTGACGATGAACCGGTATGCCTACGTCAACGGCAATCCCGTGTCGTACATCGACCCGTTCGGCCTAAGCGCAGACGGTGCGACGTGGTGGGAGACCGGACTAAGCTTCGCCGCGGATGTGACCCCGTTCGTCGGAACGCTCAAAGGCATTCAGGAAGTGTTCAGCGGCGTGGATCTGTCTTGCTACAGTGCAGAAAAGGAGGAGACCCTAATAAACCTACTTACAGACAACCTATGGATAGGAGGAAATCATGGATAG